The following are encoded together in the Kribbella sp. CA-293567 genome:
- a CDS encoding acetyl-CoA C-acetyltransferase, which produces MSTEAFLYDAIRTPRGKGKAAGALHEVKPIQLVTGLLEELRTRHPELDEEAIDDLVLGVVSPIGDQGMDIARTAILAAGYPETTGGVQLNRFCASGLEAVNQAAQRIRSGWEDFILAGGVESMSRVKMGSDGGAWAMDPETAIDTNFIPQGISADLIATLDGFSRTDVDTYAAESHARAAKAWANGYFARSVVPVTDRNGLQILDHDQLVRPGTTVETLAGLPASFAAIGEHGGFDSVALEKYVTVERIDHVHHAGNSSGIVDGAALVAVGNEKAGEALGQAPRGRVVAAAVSGTDPTIMLTGPAPAARKALAKAGLEVSDIDLFEMNEAFAAAVLHFMRDLDIPHEKVNVNGGAIALGHPLGATGAILIGTLLDELERRELRYGLATLCVGGGMGVATIIERFAA; this is translated from the coding sequence ATGAGCACTGAAGCCTTTCTCTACGATGCGATCCGGACACCGCGAGGCAAGGGCAAAGCGGCCGGCGCGCTGCACGAGGTGAAGCCGATCCAGCTGGTCACCGGACTGCTCGAGGAGCTGCGCACCCGGCACCCGGAGCTGGACGAGGAGGCGATCGACGACCTGGTCCTCGGCGTGGTCTCGCCGATCGGCGACCAGGGCATGGACATCGCCCGGACCGCGATCCTCGCGGCGGGCTACCCGGAGACCACCGGCGGCGTCCAGCTGAACCGCTTCTGCGCCTCCGGCCTGGAGGCGGTGAACCAGGCAGCGCAGCGGATCCGCTCCGGCTGGGAGGACTTCATCCTGGCCGGCGGCGTCGAGTCGATGTCGCGGGTGAAGATGGGCTCCGACGGCGGCGCCTGGGCGATGGACCCGGAGACCGCGATCGACACCAACTTCATCCCGCAGGGCATCAGCGCCGACCTGATCGCCACCCTGGACGGCTTCTCCCGGACCGACGTCGACACGTACGCCGCCGAGTCGCACGCGCGGGCCGCCAAGGCGTGGGCCAACGGGTACTTCGCCCGCTCGGTCGTGCCGGTGACGGATCGCAACGGCCTGCAGATCCTCGACCACGACCAGTTGGTCCGCCCCGGTACGACGGTGGAGACGCTGGCCGGGTTGCCGGCCTCCTTCGCCGCGATCGGTGAGCACGGCGGCTTCGACTCGGTCGCGCTGGAGAAGTATGTGACGGTCGAGCGGATCGACCACGTGCACCACGCCGGCAACTCCTCCGGCATCGTGGACGGCGCCGCATTGGTTGCCGTTGGCAACGAGAAGGCCGGCGAGGCGCTCGGCCAGGCACCTCGGGGCCGGGTGGTCGCCGCGGCGGTCAGCGGTACCGACCCGACGATCATGCTGACCGGTCCGGCGCCGGCCGCCCGCAAGGCGCTGGCCAAGGCCGGGCTCGAGGTCTCCGACATCGATCTGTTCGAGATGAACGAGGCGTTCGCGGCCGCGGTACTGCACTTCATGAGGGACCTGGACATCCCGCACGAGAAGGTGAACGTGAACGGCGGCGCGATCGCGCTCGGCCACCCGCTCGGCGCCACCGGCGCGATCCTGATCGGCACCCTGCTGGACGAGCTGGAGCGCCGTGAGCTCCGCTACGGTCTGGCCACCCTGTGCGTCGGCGGCGGTATGGGCGTCGCGACCATCATCGAGAGGTTTGCGGCATGA
- a CDS encoding MerR family transcriptional regulator, with protein sequence MSDARSDARSDAGPHTKPDTTADEATLTVDELSARVGMTVRTLRFYAGRGLVPPPVRRGRVGYYGPEHIARLDLVRELQAHGFNLSAIEGYLERIPADATPQDIALHRTLLTPWMRDLPETLDRPALVRRTGRELTDDEIEMLIALGVVEPTPDEDVFQVATAHLSLGVELLELDLPVDAVLDVGRIFTEHGRALAEELTEVFRTKVWPHYRDSGGPPEHIQQLVERFKPVTIQGLVIAYERAVGETQRDTVRRSRTKPPRR encoded by the coding sequence ATGTCGGATGCAAGGTCGGACGCAAGGTCGGATGCAGGACCGCACACAAAGCCGGACACCACCGCGGACGAGGCGACCCTCACGGTCGACGAGCTGTCCGCGCGGGTCGGGATGACCGTACGCACGCTGCGCTTCTACGCCGGCCGCGGCCTGGTCCCACCGCCGGTACGTCGCGGCCGGGTCGGGTACTACGGCCCGGAGCACATCGCCCGGCTGGACCTGGTGCGCGAGCTGCAGGCGCACGGGTTCAACCTGTCGGCGATCGAGGGCTATCTCGAGCGCATCCCCGCCGACGCGACGCCGCAGGACATCGCGCTGCACCGGACCCTGCTGACGCCGTGGATGCGGGACCTGCCCGAGACGCTCGACCGCCCGGCCCTGGTCCGGCGGACCGGCCGTGAGCTGACCGACGACGAGATCGAGATGCTGATCGCGCTCGGCGTCGTCGAGCCGACGCCGGACGAGGACGTCTTCCAGGTCGCGACGGCGCATCTCAGCCTGGGGGTCGAGTTGCTCGAGCTCGACCTGCCGGTCGACGCGGTGCTCGACGTCGGGCGGATCTTCACCGAGCACGGCCGCGCGCTGGCCGAGGAGCTGACCGAGGTGTTCCGGACCAAGGTGTGGCCGCACTACCGCGACTCGGGCGGCCCGCCGGAGCACATCCAGCAACTGGTCGAGCGGTTCAAGCCGGTCACCATCCAGGGACTGGTGATCGCCTACGAACGGGCCGTCGGCGAGACCCAGCGCGACACCGTTCGCCGTTCCCGCACCAAGCCGCCGCGACGCTGA
- a CDS encoding DUF6510 family protein, protein MTVEVPTYLDGNAAAGVLREIFAVDITAAIGRCAGCGQTGVFAETRVYLDAPGLVARCQGCDEVLLRVVTTPADTYLDLRGLTYLRVPNPA, encoded by the coding sequence ATGACGGTGGAAGTTCCGACGTACCTGGACGGCAATGCGGCAGCCGGTGTGCTCCGCGAGATCTTCGCCGTCGACATCACCGCCGCCATCGGCCGCTGCGCGGGCTGCGGGCAGACGGGCGTCTTCGCCGAGACGCGGGTCTACCTGGACGCGCCCGGTCTGGTGGCGCGCTGCCAGGGATGCGACGAAGTGCTGCTCCGGGTCGTCACCACCCCGGCCGACACCTATCTCGATCTTCGCGGGCTGACCTACCTTCGCGTGCCGAACCCGGCCTGA
- a CDS encoding ferredoxin reductase → MERTAIRRRLTWQAGTVTEVRAETASARTVVLDVPDWPGHLAGQHLDVRLTAPDGYQASRSYSIASAWSGSGTGPGIGTTVELTVEQVPGGEVSPYLVDVIRPGDPLEVRGPVGGWFVWKPEQEGPIQLIGGGSGVVPLMAMLRAHAAAASTTPARLLYSVRRPEAVIYVSDLKELAASDDIEVTFAYTREAPPGEQRAPARIDAGLLASVTFQPEDAPTTYVCGPTPFVETVADLLVAAGHDPARIRTERFG, encoded by the coding sequence ATGGAAAGAACAGCGATACGCCGGCGACTGACCTGGCAGGCCGGCACCGTCACGGAGGTGCGGGCCGAGACGGCGAGCGCCCGCACGGTGGTCCTCGACGTACCGGACTGGCCTGGGCATCTGGCCGGTCAGCACCTCGACGTCCGGCTGACCGCGCCGGATGGGTACCAAGCCTCCCGGTCGTACTCGATCGCCTCGGCCTGGAGCGGCTCCGGCACGGGTCCCGGGATCGGGACGACGGTCGAGTTGACCGTCGAGCAGGTGCCCGGCGGCGAGGTCTCGCCGTACCTGGTCGACGTGATCCGGCCCGGCGACCCGCTGGAGGTGCGCGGTCCGGTCGGCGGCTGGTTCGTCTGGAAGCCCGAGCAGGAAGGCCCGATCCAGCTCATCGGCGGCGGTTCAGGCGTGGTGCCGCTGATGGCGATGCTGCGCGCGCACGCCGCCGCGGCCAGCACCACCCCGGCCCGTCTCCTGTACTCCGTACGCCGGCCGGAGGCGGTGATCTATGTGAGCGACCTCAAGGAGCTCGCGGCCTCCGACGACATCGAGGTCACCTTCGCCTACACCCGTGAGGCGCCGCCGGGGGAGCAGCGCGCCCCGGCCCGCATCGACGCCGGCCTGCTGGCCTCGGTGACCTTCCAGCCGGAGGACGCGCCGACCACCTATGTCTGCGGGCCGACTCCCTTCGTGGAGACGGTCGCCGACCTGCTCGTCGCGGCCGGGCACGACCCGGCCCGGATCAGAACCGAACGCTTCGGATGA
- a CDS encoding sulfite oxidase-like oxidoreductase has translation MGIVSPGFTGRRGAGSDLPPGQYLTHEFPVLSAGPTPHVRHEHWELTVANETGEVTRWDWKALTALPSEKITKDLHCVTRWSKLGTEWKGVSLDVLLADVETGADFVMVHSYGGYTTNLPLEDLLDGQAWIAYEYDGEPLHPEHGGPARLLVPHLYLWKSAKWVRGLVLSDSEDLGFWETAGYHEYGDPWKEQRYAGD, from the coding sequence ATGGGGATTGTGTCGCCGGGGTTCACCGGCCGTCGCGGTGCTGGCAGCGACCTGCCGCCGGGGCAGTACCTGACGCACGAGTTTCCGGTGCTGTCGGCCGGGCCGACTCCGCACGTCCGCCATGAGCACTGGGAGCTGACGGTCGCCAACGAGACCGGCGAGGTCACTCGCTGGGACTGGAAGGCGCTCACCGCGCTGCCGAGCGAGAAGATCACCAAGGATCTGCACTGTGTCACCCGGTGGTCGAAGCTGGGCACGGAGTGGAAGGGCGTCTCGCTGGACGTCCTGCTCGCCGATGTGGAGACCGGCGCCGACTTCGTGATGGTGCACAGCTATGGCGGCTACACCACCAACCTGCCGCTCGAGGACCTGCTCGACGGTCAGGCCTGGATCGCCTACGAGTACGACGGCGAGCCGCTGCACCCGGAGCACGGTGGGCCGGCCCGGCTGCTGGTGCCGCACCTGTATCTGTGGAAGAGCGCCAAATGGGTGCGCGGTCTGGTGCTCTCCGACTCCGAGGATCTGGGTTTCTGGGAGACGGCCGGCTATCACGAGTACGGAGACCCATGGAAAGAACAGCGATACGCCGGCGACTGA
- a CDS encoding acyl-CoA dehydrogenase family protein, whose product MERHLFDADHDAFRETARAFCEKEIVPHHDSWEEAGIVPRELWTAAGAAGLLGFMIPEQYGGGGARDFRFNAVVIEEVTKARASGPGFTIHADLVSAYLLDYATDEQKDRWLPGFCSGELITAIAMTEPGAGSDLQGITTTAVRDGDDYVLNGQKTFISNGILADLVIVVVKTDPEAGYQGISLLVVERGMAGFERGRNLEKIGLKAQDTAELFFDDVRVPATNLLGEEGQGFVYLMQKLPQERLAIAVVAAAACENVLATTLQYVKDRKAFGRPIGSFQNSRFVLAELATETQIARVFVDRCIEELNAGKLTVSDAAMAKWWTTELQKKVVDKCLQLHGGYGYMTEYPIAKAYLDTRIQTIYGGTTEIMKEIIGRTLGI is encoded by the coding sequence GTGGAACGTCACCTCTTCGACGCCGATCACGATGCCTTCCGCGAGACCGCGCGCGCGTTCTGCGAGAAGGAGATCGTGCCGCACCACGACAGCTGGGAGGAGGCCGGCATCGTCCCGCGGGAGCTCTGGACCGCGGCCGGCGCGGCGGGGCTGCTCGGCTTCATGATTCCCGAGCAGTACGGCGGCGGTGGCGCGCGCGACTTCCGCTTCAACGCGGTGGTGATCGAGGAGGTGACCAAGGCCCGCGCGAGCGGCCCCGGCTTCACGATCCACGCCGACCTCGTGTCGGCGTACCTGCTGGACTACGCGACCGACGAGCAGAAGGACCGCTGGCTGCCGGGATTCTGCTCGGGTGAACTGATCACCGCGATCGCGATGACCGAACCGGGCGCGGGCAGCGACCTGCAGGGCATCACCACCACGGCCGTCCGCGACGGCGACGACTACGTCCTCAACGGCCAGAAGACCTTCATCTCCAACGGCATCCTGGCCGACCTCGTGATCGTGGTCGTGAAGACCGACCCGGAGGCCGGCTACCAGGGCATCTCGCTGCTGGTGGTCGAGCGCGGGATGGCGGGGTTCGAACGCGGCCGCAACCTGGAGAAGATCGGGCTGAAGGCGCAGGACACCGCGGAACTGTTCTTCGACGACGTCCGGGTGCCGGCCACCAATCTGCTCGGCGAGGAGGGGCAGGGCTTCGTCTACCTGATGCAGAAGCTCCCGCAGGAACGGCTCGCCATCGCCGTGGTCGCGGCCGCCGCCTGCGAGAACGTGCTCGCCACCACCCTGCAGTACGTGAAGGACCGCAAGGCCTTCGGCCGCCCGATCGGCTCCTTCCAGAACAGCCGGTTCGTACTGGCCGAGCTCGCCACCGAGACCCAGATCGCCCGCGTCTTCGTCGACCGCTGCATCGAGGAACTCAACGCCGGCAAGCTCACCGTCTCCGACGCCGCGATGGCCAAGTGGTGGACCACCGAACTGCAGAAGAAGGTGGTCGACAAGTGCCTCCAGTTGCACGGCGGCTACGGCTACATGACCGAGTACCCGATCGCCAAGGCCTACCTCGACACCCGGATCCAGACCATCTACGGCGGCACCACCGAGATCATGAAGGAGATCATCGGCCGGACCCTGGGGATCTGA
- a CDS encoding CaiB/BaiF CoA transferase family protein, translating to MGPLSGVKVVELAGIGPAPFGCMMLAELGAEVLRIERPGGGLAMGPPELELLNRGRRNVALDLKNPAAVKTVLQLVAGADVLIEGFRPGVAERLGLGPDDCQAVNPRLVYGRMTGWGQDGPLAQSAGHDIDYLALSGALHLIGRAGGPPQVPVNLLGDFAGGSLYLVVGILAALFEARGSGRGQVVDAAIVDGSAHLTTIVHGALAGGNWKLERGTNLLDTGAPFYDVYETSDGEFMAVGAIEPQFYHQLIQLLGVEAPDRYDVANWPALHKLLTETFAQRTQAEWTGIFDGTDACVSPVLRPAAEHPHLVARGIFVDRDGVRQPAPAPRFSRTPSQLDQPPARPGQHTREALADWGVAGVDALLASGAAVQAD from the coding sequence ATGGGGCCACTGAGTGGGGTCAAGGTCGTCGAGCTGGCCGGGATCGGGCCGGCGCCGTTCGGCTGCATGATGCTGGCCGAGCTGGGCGCCGAGGTGTTGCGGATCGAGCGGCCGGGCGGCGGGCTCGCGATGGGCCCGCCCGAGCTGGAGCTGCTCAATCGTGGCCGCCGCAACGTCGCGCTCGATCTGAAAAACCCGGCGGCGGTCAAGACCGTTCTGCAGTTGGTGGCGGGAGCCGACGTGCTGATCGAGGGCTTCCGGCCGGGGGTCGCCGAGCGGCTCGGGCTCGGTCCCGACGACTGCCAGGCGGTGAATCCCCGCCTCGTCTACGGCCGGATGACGGGCTGGGGGCAGGACGGTCCGCTGGCCCAGTCCGCCGGACACGACATCGACTATCTCGCGCTGTCCGGCGCGCTGCACCTGATCGGTCGCGCGGGCGGCCCGCCGCAGGTCCCGGTGAACCTGCTCGGCGACTTCGCCGGTGGGTCGCTCTACCTCGTGGTGGGCATTCTTGCCGCGTTGTTCGAAGCGCGGGGGAGCGGCCGGGGCCAGGTCGTCGACGCGGCGATCGTCGACGGCTCCGCGCACCTCACCACGATCGTTCACGGCGCTTTGGCCGGCGGCAACTGGAAGCTGGAGCGGGGGACCAACCTGCTCGACACCGGAGCACCGTTCTACGACGTCTACGAGACCTCGGACGGCGAGTTCATGGCGGTCGGCGCGATCGAACCGCAGTTCTACCACCAGCTGATCCAGCTGCTCGGCGTCGAGGCCCCCGACCGGTACGACGTGGCCAACTGGCCGGCGCTGCACAAGCTGCTCACCGAGACCTTCGCCCAGCGCACCCAGGCCGAGTGGACCGGGATCTTCGACGGCACCGACGCCTGCGTCTCGCCGGTACTCCGGCCGGCCGCCGAGCATCCCCATCTAGTTGCCCGCGGCATCTTCGTCGACCGGGACGGGGTCCGGCAGCCGGCCCCCGCGCCGCGCTTCTCGCGAACCCCCTCGCAGCTCGACCAGCCTCCGGCCCGCCCTGGCCAGCACACCCGCGAAGCCCTGGCCGACTGGGGAGTCGCCGGCGTCGATGCCCTGCTGGCCTCGGGGGCCGCGGTGCAGGCCGACTGA
- a CDS encoding DUF4345 family protein has protein sequence MSRLLRPGLIVLGVIQLVVGTWTLFFPASFYNDVPTVDWTPPYSEHLFRDFGSTTLGIGIVVAAAAIWLERRLVIVALLAYLSYSVTHFAFHAHHLNSDSPGLSGLLLAFTILSVLIPAALLPAALRIRVT, from the coding sequence GTGAGCCGGCTGCTACGCCCCGGGCTGATCGTCCTGGGAGTCATCCAGCTCGTCGTCGGAACCTGGACGTTGTTCTTCCCGGCCAGCTTCTACAACGACGTGCCGACGGTGGACTGGACTCCGCCGTACAGCGAGCATCTGTTCCGTGACTTCGGCAGCACCACATTGGGGATCGGGATCGTGGTGGCCGCCGCCGCGATCTGGCTGGAGCGGCGGCTGGTGATCGTCGCGCTACTCGCCTACCTGAGCTACTCGGTGACCCACTTCGCCTTCCATGCGCATCATCTGAACAGCGACTCGCCCGGGCTCTCGGGACTGCTGCTGGCGTTCACGATCCTGTCGGTGCTGATCCCGGCCGCCCTGCTGCCGGCCGCACTGAGGATCAGGGTGACTTGA
- a CDS encoding SDR family oxidoreductase — MRTILVTGGTGTLGRPTVAALRAAGHDVRVLSRRRGAGLTTGNLTEGTGLREAVNGVDTVLHLATSLGRADVTQTRNLVESLRPTGVEHLIFVSIVGIDRIPLPYYRHKLESERLVAESSIPYSVLRATQFHHLVDRLFSAQRFLPFLLAPAIRLQPIAIEDVAARLAALAAGPPAGRAADIGGPEQRPVPGLARVWKQAAGSGRPVISVRLPGKTFRAFASGAALAGTTPYGQKTFADHLGERFAVEGKQ, encoded by the coding sequence ATGCGAACCATCCTCGTCACCGGCGGCACCGGCACTCTGGGCCGTCCGACGGTGGCCGCCCTGCGAGCTGCCGGCCACGACGTCCGTGTTCTGAGCCGGCGCCGCGGAGCCGGCCTGACCACCGGCAACCTGACCGAAGGCACCGGCCTGCGGGAGGCGGTGAACGGCGTCGACACGGTCCTTCACCTGGCCACCAGCCTCGGCCGCGCCGACGTCACCCAGACCCGGAACCTGGTCGAGAGCCTCCGCCCCACCGGCGTCGAACACCTGATCTTCGTCTCGATCGTCGGCATCGACCGCATCCCCTTGCCCTACTACCGGCACAAACTCGAGTCCGAGCGCCTGGTCGCCGAGTCCTCGATCCCGTACTCCGTACTGCGCGCCACCCAGTTCCACCATCTCGTCGACCGGCTGTTCAGCGCCCAGCGCTTCCTGCCGTTCCTGCTCGCCCCCGCGATCCGCCTCCAGCCCATCGCGATCGAAGACGTCGCCGCCCGGCTCGCCGCCTTGGCCGCCGGCCCACCAGCAGGCCGGGCCGCCGACATCGGGGGCCCGGAGCAACGACCGGTTCCCGGCCTGGCGCGAGTCTGGAAGCAGGCCGCCGGCTCCGGCCGGCCGGTGATCTCCGTCCGGCTGCCAGGCAAGACTTTTCGGGCCTTCGCCTCCGGCGCCGCGCTGGCCGGTACCACGCCGTACGGGCAGAAGACCTTCGCCGATCATCTCGGTGAGCGCTTCGCGGTGGAGGGGAAGCAGTGA
- the sigJ gene encoding RNA polymerase sigma factor SigJ, producing the protein MSEQLEVFQQQRGRMFGIAYRLLGSAAEADEVLQDAWLRWQSVDHRAVREPAAFLAKTVTNLCLNQLTSARSRRETYVGEWLPEPVLTGAGLDDLGPLDEVAQRESVSFALLTVLEKLSPAERAAYVLREAFAYSHREVAELIGTTEANARQLHARARKRVAADRPDPEPDQAVRGRQPERVDPGHWRTLVERFLAAAQLGDLAGLESMLAADVVSRADGGGKVNAARRPVLGRERVARYLIGVLERFGAGITPYFGQANGEPVLVAVGPEGLRAVIFLGFDGEQVSSLELALNPDKLARAEAQLSRIGGVSGLGW; encoded by the coding sequence GTGAGTGAACAGCTGGAGGTGTTCCAGCAGCAGCGGGGGCGGATGTTCGGGATCGCCTATCGGCTGCTCGGGTCCGCGGCCGAGGCTGACGAGGTGTTGCAGGATGCGTGGTTGCGGTGGCAGTCGGTCGACCATCGCGCTGTCCGGGAGCCCGCGGCCTTCCTCGCGAAGACCGTCACCAACCTCTGTCTCAACCAGCTGACCTCGGCCCGGTCGCGGCGGGAGACGTACGTCGGTGAGTGGCTGCCCGAGCCGGTTCTCACCGGTGCGGGCCTCGACGACCTCGGGCCGCTCGACGAGGTCGCGCAGCGGGAGTCGGTCTCGTTCGCGTTGCTGACGGTGCTCGAGAAGCTCAGCCCGGCCGAGCGGGCGGCGTACGTGCTGCGTGAGGCGTTCGCGTACTCGCATCGTGAGGTCGCCGAGCTGATCGGTACGACGGAGGCCAACGCGCGCCAGCTCCACGCCCGGGCCCGGAAGCGCGTTGCGGCCGACCGGCCGGACCCCGAGCCGGATCAGGCTGTTCGCGGTCGGCAGCCGGAACGGGTGGATCCCGGTCACTGGCGCACGCTGGTCGAGCGCTTCCTCGCGGCCGCTCAGCTGGGCGACCTGGCCGGACTCGAGTCGATGCTGGCCGCCGACGTGGTCTCCCGGGCCGACGGTGGCGGCAAGGTCAACGCGGCTCGCAGGCCGGTGCTGGGTCGCGAGCGCGTCGCGCGCTATCTGATCGGCGTACTGGAACGGTTCGGCGCCGGGATCACGCCGTACTTCGGCCAGGCGAACGGCGAGCCCGTGCTCGTTGCCGTCGGCCCCGAAGGTCTGCGCGCGGTGATCTTCCTCGGCTTCGACGGCGAGCAGGTCAGCAGCCTCGAACTCGCGCTGAATCCGGACAAACTCGCCCGGGCCGAAGCGCAGTTGTCACGAATCGGCGGGGTGTCCGGTCTGGGCTGGTGA
- a CDS encoding DUF6892 domain-containing protein has product MTDAGITSLEGSLAHLATLAADDRDGHKAVSEAWGLLVKADRGNLTRLYDLYFASVARLLGRPAPESALEGLDAYRFILTFATGRYLGAARRDAWNLLQQRHSEHRALIEAAQQHPDDRFTQTPMRLDTGTWGDIAGAMLELYSWHASYTGETEQYQAEIAGLVPAHFRAFPAQDRFVLLRLLAAHPEVVRETGELIRFYLIDRGQADGGPMKSLALDMLGFSARKGAVLHTRSAEIFAQVLRDVGEWPEATTSAFVERFVYYPLRIEDVTQADAAEAERRTAAVQRIAVSPSTRKTLTTAARQLPEAQGARVKALLEEAADYRSRPKRFPLPAPRENRFKDFGLKLLVIEELMYRQRVLEPRFDVHEFAQEYDKREISVEQDGYAIIPEVQRYFRNLAIPDELLARVETLHQSSGLDGGSEFFRHLFPFWDPGSGDEAIPVTTKAVADLDLLPNLTRISGLENSEPSTKLRKILTTRGIELTPEDPTAP; this is encoded by the coding sequence GTGACTGATGCCGGCATCACCTCGCTCGAAGGCAGCCTCGCCCACCTCGCAACGCTCGCCGCGGATGATCGCGACGGCCACAAGGCGGTGTCGGAGGCATGGGGCCTGCTCGTCAAGGCGGATCGCGGCAACCTCACCCGCTTGTACGACCTGTACTTCGCCAGCGTCGCGCGGCTGCTCGGCCGGCCGGCGCCGGAGTCGGCTCTGGAGGGGCTCGACGCCTACCGCTTCATCCTGACGTTCGCGACCGGACGCTACCTCGGTGCGGCCCGGCGAGATGCCTGGAACCTGTTGCAGCAGCGCCACTCCGAGCATCGCGCGCTCATCGAAGCAGCGCAGCAGCATCCCGACGACCGCTTCACCCAGACTCCGATGCGCCTCGACACCGGCACCTGGGGTGACATCGCGGGCGCCATGCTGGAGCTCTACAGCTGGCACGCCTCCTACACCGGGGAGACCGAGCAGTACCAAGCCGAGATCGCGGGCCTCGTACCAGCACACTTCCGGGCCTTTCCGGCGCAGGATCGGTTCGTGCTCCTGAGGTTGCTCGCGGCTCATCCTGAGGTGGTGCGCGAGACCGGTGAGCTGATCCGCTTCTACCTCATCGATCGCGGCCAGGCCGACGGCGGGCCGATGAAGAGCCTCGCACTCGACATGCTCGGATTCTCCGCGCGCAAGGGTGCTGTCCTGCACACACGCAGCGCGGAGATCTTCGCCCAGGTACTACGCGATGTCGGCGAGTGGCCGGAGGCGACGACGAGTGCGTTCGTCGAAAGGTTTGTCTACTACCCACTGAGAATCGAGGACGTCACCCAGGCCGATGCCGCCGAGGCGGAGCGTCGAACGGCCGCAGTGCAGCGGATCGCCGTCTCACCCAGCACGCGCAAGACCCTCACCACCGCGGCGCGGCAGCTTCCCGAGGCCCAAGGCGCGCGAGTCAAGGCGCTCCTGGAGGAGGCGGCCGACTATCGATCACGCCCCAAGCGCTTCCCCCTGCCGGCTCCCCGGGAGAACCGGTTCAAGGACTTCGGTCTCAAGCTCCTGGTGATCGAGGAACTCATGTATCGGCAGCGCGTGCTCGAACCCCGCTTCGACGTCCATGAGTTCGCGCAGGAGTACGACAAGCGCGAGATCTCGGTCGAGCAGGACGGCTACGCGATCATCCCCGAGGTTCAGCGCTATTTCCGCAATCTCGCCATCCCCGACGAGCTGCTGGCCCGGGTCGAGACGTTGCATCAGTCGAGCGGGCTGGACGGCGGTTCAGAGTTCTTCAGGCACCTGTTCCCGTTCTGGGATCCGGGCAGCGGCGACGAGGCGATCCCGGTGACCACCAAGGCCGTCGCCGACCTGGATCTGCTGCCCAACCTCACCCGGATCAGCGGCCTGGAGAACAGCGAACCCAGCACGAAACTCCGCAAGATCCTCACCACCCGCGGTATCGAACTCACCCCCGAAGACCCCACTGCCCCCTAG
- a CDS encoding DinB family protein yields the protein MDLKAELHRQLQQSRAVMLAKLDGLSEYDRRRPLVPSATNLLGLVKHLAGLEYSYLGECFGRLPPEKLAWVEDETIWEGADMWALPSESSEYLIGLYQRACAFADETITTLDLDAPGSVAHWPEDRRATTLGVLLIRMVGETAHHSGHADIIRELIDGTGGPDADVLDEAGWTKYFSTLQRAAEAFK from the coding sequence GTGGACCTCAAAGCAGAACTACATCGGCAGCTGCAGCAGTCGCGCGCCGTGATGCTGGCCAAGCTCGACGGCCTGAGCGAATACGATCGGCGCCGGCCGCTGGTGCCCTCGGCCACCAACCTGCTCGGCCTGGTCAAGCACCTGGCCGGGTTGGAGTACAGCTATCTCGGCGAGTGCTTCGGGCGGCTCCCGCCGGAGAAGCTCGCCTGGGTCGAGGACGAGACGATCTGGGAGGGCGCCGACATGTGGGCGCTGCCGTCGGAGTCCAGCGAGTACCTGATCGGCCTGTACCAGCGCGCCTGCGCCTTCGCCGACGAGACCATCACGACGCTCGACCTCGATGCGCCCGGCTCGGTCGCGCACTGGCCCGAGGACCGCCGCGCCACCACCCTCGGTGTCCTGCTGATCCGGATGGTCGGCGAGACGGCCCACCACTCCGGCCACGCCGACATCATCCGCGAACTCATCGACGGCACCGGCGGGCCGGATGCCGACGTACTGGACGAAGCCGGGTGGACGAAGTACTTCAGCACCCTCCAACGCGCCGCGGAAGCCTTCAAGTAG